In Camelina sativa cultivar DH55 chromosome 16, Cs, whole genome shotgun sequence, a single window of DNA contains:
- the LOC104749724 gene encoding uncharacterized protein LOC104749724 — translation MSDSEVAMSDDLPEWTIMEIPAYLKYVPGTEPEDVYIPYIRRGENEEPNLSPKEEERIIKEQVIESEGFDIDFKQFRCLFNYRPLNFDDNNEYVMEPETTRELMNRLSRESLERYNEKKDTKYEFVEAIKANFYATGAASVMYFITFEGMDPSNGQPKHFRARVCYYYHCPPLYISCYPTPEKKVINPLKLQ, via the exons ATGTCAGATTCGGAAGTAGCGATGTCAGATGATTTACCAG AGTGGACTATCATGGAAATACCAGCGTATTTAAAATACGTGCCTGGTACTGAGCCTGAGGATGTGTATATTCCTTATATAAGACGTGGTGAAAACGAAGAGCCTAATCTCTCGCCTAAAGAAGAGGAACGCATCATCAAGGAACAAGTCATCGAGAGCGAG GGTTTCGACATTGACTTCAAGCAGTTCCGCTGTCTTTTTAATTACCGACCTCTTAATTTCGATGATAACAATGAGTACGTCATGGAACCCGAAACCACGAGAGAGTTAATGAACCGGCTGTCTCGGGAATCTCTTGAGAGATACAATGAAAAGAAG GATACAAAATATGAATTTGTCGAGGCTATCAAAGCCAATTTTTACGCGACTGGTGCTGCTTCGGTAATgtatttcattacctttgaagGTATGGATCCTTCTAATGGTCAGCCAAAACATTTCCGAGCTAGAGTCTGCTATTATTATCACTGTCCGCCCTTGTACATCTCATGCTATCCCACACCTGAGAAAAAAG TGATCAATCCATTGAAATTACAGTGA